AGGGGTCGAAAGGCAGGGCCAGCTCGATTTCTTGCGCGATACAGCCTGCGATCAGGCACAGGGGTTCTTCCTGACGCGGCCTATCGCCTTCCAGAACCTCAAAAACTGGCTAGAAAGTGCCCGATACTCCCGGAGTTAAGGGCACTCTCGCCAGGGCACATGTACGAGAGCACGCGCCCTCATAAAGCCGTTCCTGATAAAGCCGTTTACGAGCTTTTAGGCGCTCGCTTCATGATAATGTTGAATCTGGATCAAGCGATGATAATGGTCAATGACTTCATCCATCATCGCAGGCCAGGACTGCGTTTCAGCATAGCGGCGCGCTGCGACCCCCATCTGGCTGAGCGTCTGCGGGGTGGCGATCACCTGACGGACGCCCTGCACGAGCGTATCTGTATCGCCCACATCGAAGGTATAACCCGTCACGCCCTCATTGACCACATCTGGAATGCCGCCAACGCGCGAAGCCACGACAGGTAAGCCCGCGGCCATCGCTTCGACCACGACAAGGCCGAACGTCTCCAGTGCAGAGGGGAAGACAAAAACGTCACTACTGGCATAAGCCTGGGATAGGGCTTCGCCCTGCATGTAACCCAGGAATTTCGTATTCGTCCCGGCGAAGTGGGCTTGAAGGTTTTCACGTTCTGGGCCATCGCCAACGATAGCCAGCCGAACATGCGGAATTTGATCGACAATCGCCCTGAGCTTATCGACCTGCTTCTCCTGCCCCAGGCGGCCCACATAGAGCAGAAGCGGGGCCTCTGGATGACCATCACTGAGCTTAGCGCGCATTTCCGCATTTTTGTAACCGGGGTGGAAGCGATCTGCATCGACACCACGCTTCCACAGGCCCACATCTTCTACACCAATGCTTGTCATGTATTGCAGCACAGCTTTGCTAGGGGCCAGGGAATAATCCGCCCAGTTAAAGACAAGCCGTGTGAAGTAATCCGTCACGGGGGTCATAAAGCCCATATTGTAATGCTGGGCCATACGCGCCAAATCCAGATGGAAAGAGGCTAACGTCGGGATGCCCAGGCGCTTCGCCATGATCATGCCAGGGATGCCGACCATCACAGGATGGATAAAATGCGCCACATCTGGTTGGAACGCTTTCAGTTCTTTATAGGTATTCAGGCCTGGTGGGCCAACGCGCAGTTCAGGGTAAAGGGGCAGCGTCATCCCATTGACGCTGATAACCCGCACGCCGTGATACTCCTCAATGCCATCTCCCAAGCGTGGGGCGACGACAATTGGCTCAATGCCTCGTTCGATTAAGTGATCGAGCAGCAGACAAACGACGCTGACAATCCCATCGAGCTTGGGTAAAAACGTCTCCGTAAATACCACCACCCGCATGATAGCCTCCCAAATGCGCAGTATTGATGCATAGATGTTGATGGATAAATTCAGCAAATAGCCGTAAATAGCGTGTCAGTAATGAGCGTGGTTGAACGCATGATAATCGTGTGCGAACGCTATTAGTTGTAACACAGGATATGTACAAGAGACACGCAAGTTAGCAGATTCCCGTTTTCTAAGCTGAGAGAAGCCCCTCATGGCCCACGATGGCCCAGCACCCAGCCAGAAATTACGGCTTTATGAAGCCAAATAACAGAGAAAATTGATCTTTAGCGTAAAAGGTCAATACGATAGTCATAGGCTATCTATACGTATTCTTGCGATACTAAGGGCTGAATAACTTTCCTATTCTCAGTTGTGTTGATACTTACATGGTGGTCTTACATCGTACAATCAAAAAGTATCTCTATGATCAAATGCAGCGCCCACCACGGACTAGCGATGTATTTGTTTTCCCCTGCTTCTGTCCTTACTGTCTTTGTCTTGCTGATAATCTCTTCAATCTGGTTCACCTTCCTATCTCTAGCCCCGGACAAAAACCCCGCAGGGGTCTCACCCTTTTTGTTCATTTAACGTTTTAAAGGATTATCAAATTGACTTTTGAAATGTGGTTAACCCTAGGCATTCTCCTCATCGCGATTGTGCTTTTTATCACAGAGTGGTTGCGGGTAGATGTCGTCGCACTGGGCGTGATGGTCGCCTTAATGGTGACCGGACTGCTCTCAACGGGTGAAGCCCTGGCTGGTTTTTCCAGTTCAGTGGTTATCACGATTGCGGCCCTGTTCATCATTGGTGGGGCTGTGTTTAATACCGGGCTAGCAGCCATGATCGGCAACCGAATATTAGGCGCGGCAGGCACCAATGAAACGCGTTTGATGGTGGTCGTCATGCTGGCAGCGGTATTGATGTCTGGCTTTATGAGCGATACGGGCGTGGTTGCCGTCATGCTGCCCGCGATTGTCAGCCTTGCCGCCAGCGCCAAGATACCGCCATCCAAGCTGCTTATCCCGCTGGCGTATGGCTCCCTGCTCGGTGGCGCGACGACGCTCATTGGTACGCCGCCGAACATCGTCGTCTCCGATCTGCTGCGCGATACATCTTACCCGTCGTTCGAGTTCTTCAGCTTTACGCCGGTTGGGCTGGTGTTGGTTGTAGGCGGTATCCTGTTCATGATCTTTGCAGGCAAATACTTCCTGCCGAAGCACAAGCATGAACAGGTCATCCAGGAAGTGGAAACGCCTTCTGAATTGTTCGACCGCTATCGGCTGCACGATAACCTGTTCAAATTACGCGTCCGCAGCGAATCGCCGCTCATCGGCCAGACGTTGGAAATGGCGCGTCTGGGCCGCGACTACAGCATCAATATTCTGGAGATTGCACGTTCAGGTAAACCGCGTACTGTCGCCCGCCTGGGTGAGCAGCGGCTCGTCTTGCAATCCAACCAGGGCGAGGTCATGCATCCTTCTAAGGAAATCAGCCTCGATCACAACGATATGCTCATCGTCAGCGGCGATGGCAGTAAAGTTGCCCAGGCAGCGGCCAAGTGGAACCTCGCCATCCAGCCAGGGTCTAAAGACGATGAATCAACGATCATCACAGAAGAAGTGGGTATCGCTGAAATCCTGGTGCCGAGCCGCTCCTCTGTGATTGGGGATACGCTGGTTGATATGCGGTTTGGCTCTACACATCATCTGACAGTGCTGGATATTCGCCGCCCGGATACGAACGAACTACTGGACCTAAAGACCACGCCGCTGCGCTTCGGCGATATTCTGCTGGTACAGGGTGAATGGCGTAATATCTCCGCATTGAACCGCAAACGCCGAGATTTTGTGGTCCTCGGTGCGGATACAAACGGCATCCATAACCGCCGTAAAGCGCCCATGACGTTGATCCTTGTCATCTTCATGCTCATCCTGATGGTGACAAATGCGATGCCCGTGGCAGCAATCACGATGCTCACAGCCCTGCTCATGATCCTGACGGGCTGCTTGACGATGGATGATGCCTATAACGCGATTGACTGGAAAAGTATTGTCCTCATCGCGGGGATGCTGCCGATGTCGACCGCGCTGGAAAAATACGGCCTCGTGAACTTAATCGCTGACGGTTTCGTAGAGACGCTGGGTACCATGGGCCCGCACGCCGTGCTATTCGGCCTGTTCTTGCTCACCAGCCTGTTCACACAGGTGCTCTCGAACACAGCGACCGCCGTTCTCGCAGCACCAATCGCGCTGGCCGCCGCCACCAGCCTGGGCATTCAGCCGCAAGCCTTCTTGATGGGCGTGGCGATTGCTGCATCAATGGCCTTTGCTTCGCCAGTGGCCTCCCCGGTGAACACCCTCGTCATGGGTGCAGGCAACTATCGATTCAGCGATTATGTGAAGATCGGCATCCCCATGATCATCCTCATGCTTGTGCTTTCTCTAATTGCACTACCGATCATGTGGCCTTTCTAGCTGAAAAAGTCATGTTGTAAGACGTCCTCATTAACGACATCGGGCAGGTTTAAATGCCTGCCCGATGTTCGTTGATGTTTGATTGTACGCTGTAATCATGCCCTGTAATCATGCCCTAAATAGCAGCAATCCCCTGGCTAGCCCATCATAGAATCATTACCTTCGCGGTTGCCTTCCCTCATGCTGGTATCGAGAGTGGGGATTTCCTGGGTGTCGAAGGCCTTATTTTCAGGCAGTTTTTCCGGTCGATTGTTATGGTGGGTGCTGATGGGCATGATGATCGTATCGCCGTCGTAACTAGATACTGCGCTCGTACCATTCGACGCTACATCATTGACAGGCTCAGCGATGACAATAATCACAGAGACGTTATCGCGTCCGCCGCGCTTGTTAGCCAGCCCGATCATATCGCGTGCAATCTCTGCGGGATCATCACTTTCACTGGCAATTTCAGCGATTTCATCGGCACTCAGATGCAGCGTAAGGCCGTCCGAACAAAGGACGAGCCGATCATGATAGGCCATCTGCACATTCTGGATAATATCGACATCGAGGTCACGGCCCTGGCCTAATGCACGGTAAAGGACATTGCGCATCGGGTGTGTTTCGACTTCATCTTCGCGGATGTGGCCGGCTTCAAGGAGGGCCTGCACAAAGCTGTGATCGCGGGTAACTTGCATGACGGTCTGATCGTATTTATCGACAAGATAAGCGCGACTATCGCCGACATGCGCCAGCGTCACGTCACGGCCTTTGATGAAGGCCATCGTCAGCGTGGTGCCCATCCCCTTTAATTCAGGCTGAGCAACCGCACGATCAACGATATTACGATTCGCTTCCTGGACAGCATGTTTTAAGACCACTGCCAGATCATCGAGATCCATCTTATCGTAGGTATCAGGCTCAATGTCTTCGTTTTTGACGAGGCGGGCTTCGATGCTATCTACAGCAATGCGGCTGGCTTTTTCCCCGGCGACAGCGCCACCCATACCATCCGCCACGACGGCAAGGACCTGGGTATCGTCCCCCCAGAGGTAGATATTATCTTCGTTGTTTCCGCGCACACGCCCCTGATCAGAGAGGGCACTGCATCGCAGACGTATTTGGTGCTCCGGGCGACCCATACCTGGCTCCTCAGTACCGCCGATCCTTACTCACGCCCTGGTTCACCAGCGGTAGATGGACTGGTAAGTTCATTGTAGTATAATTGATGTCCTATGCAAACAGGTATCACAACTTGCTAAAAACCAGTATACACAAAATGATCTGTGTCGGTGCGGTAACGTCAGGCCTCACATTCGATCTAACGATTTTGTATCGTCCTTAGAATGCATTCCCAACTGCGATGGCCCGTATATGGGCCTGTTCAACACCTAAGATACAACACAAATACGTATTAAATAGAACATAATGCCAATCGTCTTCTTTATTATGAGGCTGCTTTTCATATTGCAATATACGAACTTGTGCTGAGAAAAATGCCTCTGCCTTTATCACCGTATCCGCAATGCCACCCTACCCGGTCAAAAAATCAGCCTCGGCACCGAGTTATATCATTGAAGCGCGGAGTGCCCCCACCTATTCACCATCGGGCGGCTGAGGTCGCTTCTGTTCGCCCATCCAACTCGACTCCAAAGTCTATGACAGGTTGCCACGACCACCTTACAATAAGCGAAAGCATTGATACCGATATAGTTTGAAAGGCGCTCATCATGATCCGAGTGGTGCCTGCTTATGATGGCCCGGCCCTGGAACACGTTATCACACTCTCGACGGAATATGTCACCTGGATGATGGGGCAGATTCCAGGCCATTTCCCCAATTTGGACCTGAGTACGTTCTCCGCTGAACATGAATATGATGATATTCACAAGAAGTTCCCCGGAGCACATCGTCCGCCGGATGGCTGCCTGTTACTTGCCTTACGGAATGAAGCGGCTTGCGGTTGCATCGCGCTCGGCAGACTGTCGGAGCGCATCTGTGAGATGCGCACCCTGTATGTGCGCCCCGCCTGCCGTGGCGAAGGCATTGGCCGCATCCTGGCCCATGCCGCCCTGGATGAAGCCCGTAAGCTTGGCTATGAGCGCGTGCGGCTGGATACGCTCCAATTCATGGCGAGTGCCCTACGACTCTATCGCTCGCTTGGTTTTTACGACATCGCCCCTTACAATGACCTGCCGGATGATCTGAAGCCGTATATCTGCTTCTTAGAATGCCAGTTGAACGTCCCGGCAGGCACAACGTGAGGCTCACTATTGACCGATTCTATCCGTGCATTCCAGCTTGAAGACAGCGCTGCTATGCGGGCGCTGATCGAAGCAGGGCTTGAGCAACGCTTCGGCTTTTTGCTGGAGGATGTCAACCCAGACCTGACCGACTTCCAGACCCATTACCTGGACCAGGGGGCAAGCCTCATCGTCGTGGAGCGTGACGGCGGCCTTATTGGCTGCGGCGCACTGATCCGTGAACAGGGCAGCGATGTGATCGGGCGGCTGGTGCGCGTATCCGTCGCGGCAAGCCAGCAAGGGCGCGGTTTAGGGCGCTTAATCTCTCAGCGTTTGATCGAGATCGCCCGTGAAAGAGGCTTCCGCCAGCTTGAAGTCGAAACAAACAGTGATTGGGAGAGCGCGCTGCATCTCTATAAGAGCCTGGGCTTTGTGGCGTACAAGCGCGTCTACGTGCCAGAATATGACTTCACGGAGGTGCATATGCATATGGACCTCATCTCCTGATCATGATCCTATGCGCACGTTCTTTGAATCGACCGCCTGAACCTGTACTTCTCCTGGCCTCCCGTTGACGGGACCCCAAACCCATCGCTATACTGGCGTTATTCGTCAGATCAATCTATCTATAGATCAATCTATCTATCTAAGTATGTCCATCTAACTCAAACAATCGAGGGCAAAATGGCCGAGCAAAAATCTGTTGATCCGAAGCTGCTGGAACTCCTGCGCTGCCCCGTCGCGGTTCACTATACCGACAAAGGCGAGGATCCGGGTCAACTGGAACTGGTTAAGGATAGCTGGCTTGTCAGCGCGGATAGCGGCTATAAATACCCCATCCGCGATGGCATCCCGGTCATGCTGGTGGAAGAAGGCGCACGCTGGAAAGACACGCCTGTCGAAGATTTACCTGTCCCGCCGCCTGCCGCTGAATAGCACCGATGCGCTTACTCGTTGCCACACAGAACAAAGGCAAGGTCGCGGAATATCAGCGTTTGCTGGCAGACCTGGATTGGGAGATCGTCGGCCTGGGTGATATTGGGCTTGGGTCGCTCGATGTGGAAGAAACCGGCACCACGTTTGAAGAAAACGCCTTCATCAAAGCGCGGGCTTATGCTGAGGCTAGCAAACTGATTACGCTCTCTGATGATAGTGGTATTGTCGTCGATGCACTCAATGGTGCCCCAGGCATCTATAGCGCGCGCTATGGTGGCCCCGGACTGGATGATGGCGGACGGCGGCGCTTGCTACTCTCTGAGCTGGAAGGCCTGCCTCAGGCTGAGCGGACCGCCCGCTTTGTGTGCGTCATCGCTGTGGTAGATCCACGTGATGGCGGCGCAGAATACAGCGCCTTCGGCAAAGTCGAAGGTCACATCATGCCCGAAGAGCGCGGCGATAACGGTTTCGGCTATGATCCACTGTTTATGCCGCTCGGCTATGGCCGCACCTTTGGCGAAATGCCCGCCGAAGAAAAGGACCCCCTCAGCCATCGCGGGGTCGCTGCTGCCCAACTGCCGGATATTCTGCGGCAGATCACATAACCTGACGGCTCATCGCCAAACGATAGACAACAACAGGGGCTTAGCAAACTAAGCCCCTGTTGTTATTGTGTTTATCAACTTGATTTATCTGAATTGACGCGAGGATGATGCGTGCGCCTTACGCCGCTTGTGTTGGCGGTTCCATGCGCTCAGGCGGCGCAGCCTGACGCCCCAGCAGCAGCGCCGGGACGAGTGCAATGCCACACAACACAGCCCCGATCAGCCCCATTTCACCCAGGACCTTCACAGCGGATTCAAAATAGACAACCTGGAACTGTCCCGGGTCGAAGCTGGCCCCGGCAGCCGTCTGGGCCGCATCGACCAGCGCATTGACCCGGTAGAATGCCAGCGAACTCAGGCTGGCGACGCTGACCGTCATACCAATCAGGCGCAGGATAATCACCAGAGCCGAAGCAACACCGCGTTCTTCATCATAGGCGCTATTGATGATGGCCGCGCTCACAGGTGAGAACGTCAGGCCAATACCCACGCCGATAAGCACATTCTGTATACCAATCAGCGTGCGGCTGATGTCTACTGTCCATGTGAAGTACACCCAGGCGAAGCCAACCAGCGCAATCACCAACCCAGCCACCACCGTATTACGAATGCCGATGCGCTCGCTCAGCCAGCCACCGGGCACGGCAGCAATCGCCATCGGCAGGGTGAGCGTGCTCAACAGCAGGCCCACTTCCAGCGCCGCTTCCGTCAGGGTCGCGGTGGATTCCTGGCTGATATTGACGAGCAGCGGCACATTCACCAGCCCGATGAACAAGCAATAGCCAACCAGCAAATTCACGACACTGGCCGCGCTCAGGTTGCGGCGCGCGAACATCGCCAGGTTAATCAAAGGGTCTTTAAAACGCGTTTCCACCAGTAAGAAGCCCAGGAACAGCACAAATCCAATCGCCAGCACCGGGCCAGCGTAATCCGGCAATGGCGAGAGATTCTCCAGAGACGCCCCACTCATATCGACATTAGCACCCAGGCCCAGGCTCAGGCAGCTCAGCGCGCCAACGATCAGCACCGTGCCGATAAAATCGAAACGGCCCTGGACGCGCGTCTGTGGCACATGGCGCAGACCATAGATCACAAGGAAGAGGCTGAGCAGCGTCAGCGGCACATTCATCCAGAACAGGCCCTCCCAGGGCATAATCTGGATGAACAGGCCCCCATAGACAGGCCCCAACACCCAACCAAGCGTATCCGTCGCGGCTACCAGGCCCAGGGGGCGAGCACGCTTCATCGGAGGGAACAGATCCCCCACCAGGGCCAGACTGACCGGAACGAGCGCCCCAGCGCCAAGCGCTTCTACAACACGGCCAACGATGATGACTTGCAGCTTGACGTAAGCCGGGTCTGGGCGTTCGCCCATGCGGCGATAAATATCATAGAGAATATCAGCGGGCCAGGTGGTCGCAATCGCCACCCATATCGAGCCGATGATGAACACCACCAGACAGACCACATACACCCAGCGGCGGCCTAGTAAGTCGCTCAGGCGGCCCATGAACGTCAGGCTGACGGTATAAGCCAGCAGATAAGCCGTTACGATCCAACTGGCATCATCAAGCGCCGTCTGTACAGGTAATTCCAGCTGGGTGATAAGCTCCGGTAAAAAGGCCGAGACAACGGTTAAATCAAGAGAGCCGATGAAGACGGGGATGGCGATGAAGGCCATCACCACCCACGGATTGACGGCAGGAGCCGCCGACTGCGTATTATGATTCTGCATTTGCCGTTCCGTTCGGTGCGTCGAAGGTAACCTCGCCGTTATAGTCGTAGATTTCGATATGCCATGCAGTATCTGCTTCGTCTTCCGTCGCGGTACCCGGCAGCGTGACTTCTAAGACGGCTGGCAGCGATGTCGTTTTATCAATAAAGACATCGACAATGACATCCTGCTCCACATAGAGCAAGTTAAACAGCAGATCGTTGATAACCTGACCGCCTGCCTGTCCCTGAATATGCCAGGTCTGGGTGCCGTCGATGAGCGTCTCGGAGCCGATGTAAGCGACATCATCCAGTTGGCCGAGCGCCTGGCTAAAACCGCCATTTTCTGCGATGAGGTCGCCGGGGTTAAAGCCTTCTGCAATAGGGTAATGGATCCACTGATTCGCCAGTTTGAACCACTGGTCCAGGCCATCTGCATAGAGTTCCACCGCCATCACAGGCAGTGCGCTAATCCTCAGGTTGACATTAGCGTACATCGTATCTGGCGATACGTATTGCGCATCACCACGACGCATCGTTGCGGTGACCGTTGATGCGCCTTCATCCAAAGAAACGACAAATGGATACGCCGCGCCTTGCTGCTCAATCAACAGTTGGAATGAGTCCACATCCCGCATATTTTCTACAACGCGCGCCAAAAGTGGGGTCGGTTCTGGTGGGGTTTCATCCTCCAGGCTTTCGCCAGGGTTCAGCAACAGCACGCCTGCCACCACCACAACGAGCGCGACAACAACCAGGGGAATGAACCAGCGCAGCGGTGAAGCCGGGCGCTTATTCTGTGTTTCGCTTGTTGCGTTGTCTGCCATGTTTTTCCCTTCTACCGTTTCCATTTCCATCAAAACAGTATAATCGTCTACACCCTATACGAGAATAGAAACCCGTAAGGTGCACCTTAGGATACACCCCTTTACCAAGCCTTAACCGTAGATGGCGTGTAAACACAATATGCCTTTTTCTCTATAGTCATGGCCCTGAGGGCGAACTATAAATAACAATCTATAAAACGATGTCTCTAGTATTCTGAAGGCGACTTTTGCATATACTGAGGATGTAATCATTTCAGGTCGCATGAAGATGACCTATTTATAAGCCGTACGGACGCGCATTATGTCCAGATACAGCTTACTAACCAGAACTTATTGGAGCACTTAATAATGAGACGGTTCACATGGATTGTGCTAATCAGCATGGCGATGATGCTGGCAGCATGTGGTGGCAATACCGCAGCACCAGGGGCCAGCGGGCCGGGTGAAGTTGACCCGGAAAGCGTCGTACGCTGGCCGCGAGACCCGCAACACGTCCTCTTTAGAGCGGAGATCGTCGGCGCGGATGCAACTGGCGAAGGCGCTATCTATCAGTTGAATGATATTCCTATCTGCACGATTTATGGTGATGGGCGCATCGTCTGGACTGTTAGCAACGCTGCCGGGATGGAAGACGTCCGCTTTGATTTGCTGAATGACGAAACAATCATGGATTTCGTCAATTTCCTGGTCGTGACGAACCGCATTTATACCTATGAAGCGGGATATGATACGCGCGTGCCGACAACAGTCCAACCCGTTTACGAAAAGCTCGCGCTCAATGTGAACGATGTTGAACATGTGACAGACGCCTTCGCGGAATGGCCTGCGGAATACTTTGAAGATATCGTTGAGCGTTGCAAAACGATTGCACCGACGCCGCGCGTCTTCGAGCCAGAAGGGGCCTGGTTAACCACCACCACCGTAGATTACAACACATCAATACCCAGCCTGTACTGGGATGCCGAGGCCGCAGGGCTCTCGCTGTTGGAGACAGCCAACACCGGAGAACGTCGCTGGATCGAAGGACAGAATGTCGCCATCCTGTGGAACGTCCTGAGAGACAACCCGCCGGATATTCAGTTCAATGAAGGCCAGACCTACCTGAACATCGCGCTGCAAATCCCTGGCGTCACAGTCAACGCACCGCTGGCCCCTGCGCAGTAACGAATCAGCCTGTGGGAGGGCTTTATTGCTCGCTCTCCCACAGGCTTAGAACATGCCATTATCCCTGCTCATAGACACCATACCACCGCCTCTTATACGATCCACATGACCTCTAATCCGGCTTCGTATTATTTGTTGTTTTGAGGCATTATGCCCCGTATAATGGAAGTATCATACGTTTAGCTAACCGGATCATCACAAACGCCGATTATTGTTTGTGTCCGGTGCCTTATGAAAGGGGGCAGGCACACTGATGTGGGCTCCCCAATCATCCGACCACTATTATAAAAATGCCCCTTCGCCCGATACACTGGCACCGATCATTGCCCAGTTGTGGCGTGGCAGCATTGAGGAGTCATTCTGATGACATTGGAATTCCTATCTCGCTTGGCGGGATTGGTCATTTTTGGCATCATCGGGGCGCGGTTTGGTGCCCAGGAAAGCATCTATAGTTCGCTGAACCTCACACAGGAAGCCAGCGCGAATGTCATGGGGCTGACAGGCATGTTATTTGGCCTGCTCCTCACACCGCGCTTTACGGTGCAGCCTGTACAAGCGCTCCGCAAGAACATCAATGAAATGCCTGCTGATCAACTGCTGATGTCGTTGATTGGGCTGGCTGTGGGGCTAGTACTGGCTTTATTAGCCGCCTACCCCCTCTCTTTACTGCCTGTTCCGCTCAATTGGGTCGTCCCGGCGGCAATTACCGTTGTTGGTGCCTACCTGGGCCTGAACATCTTCGTCCGGCGTGGGCGAGAAATTCAGGAAGAACTGGGTAAGCGCATGTTACGTTCTGCGGCGCGGCCAGCGGGCACGGGTGCCCGTAAACTGCTGGTCGATACCAGCTCGCTGATTGATGGCCGTATTGTCGATGTCGCAGAAACAGGCTTTGTCGGTGGCACGCTCATTATCCCGCGCTTTGTGCTGACGGAACTGCACCAGGTGGCGGATTCCCCTGACCCGCTACGCCGTAACCGCGGGCGGCGTGGCCTGAACTTGCTCAACAAATTGCAACGCAGCGAATTGGTACTTGTGCGCATCGTCGATGATGATTTTGAAGATATTGCGGAAGTTGACGACAAGCTGGTGGCGCTGGCCCAGCAAATGTCAGCCTCGCTCATCACCAACGATTACAATCTGGGCGAAGTAGCGGATGCCCAGGGCGTGCCCGTCCTCAATATCAATAAGCTATCGAATGCGGTCCGCTCGATTTATATCCCTGGCGAGACGTTCGCTATCCGGGTGATCCAGGAAGGCCGAGAAGAAAACCAGGGCGTCGGCTATCTGGATGATGGC
The Phototrophicus methaneseepsis DNA segment above includes these coding regions:
- a CDS encoding PIN/TRAM domain-containing protein translates to MTLEFLSRLAGLVIFGIIGARFGAQESIYSSLNLTQEASANVMGLTGMLFGLLLTPRFTVQPVQALRKNINEMPADQLLMSLIGLAVGLVLALLAAYPLSLLPVPLNWVVPAAITVVGAYLGLNIFVRRGREIQEELGKRMLRSAARPAGTGARKLLVDTSSLIDGRIVDVAETGFVGGTLIIPRFVLTELHQVADSPDPLRRNRGRRGLNLLNKLQRSELVLVRIVDDDFEDIAEVDDKLVALAQQMSASLITNDYNLGEVADAQGVPVLNINKLSNAVRSIYIPGETFAIRVIQEGREENQGVGYLDDGTMVLIENGKAYLDRNIQVEVTKLINRDTGRIIFASPAS